Proteins from a single region of Leptospira venezuelensis:
- a CDS encoding BrnT family toxin, translating into MEFEWDPAKNEENLRKHGIDFFEAQRAFLDPNRVITLDVTHSSESEKRYYCFGLIDSHVSTVRFTVRNNKIRIFGAGYWRQGKKVYEKENKIH; encoded by the coding sequence ATGGAGTTTGAATGGGACCCTGCAAAGAACGAAGAAAATCTGCGGAAACATGGAATTGATTTCTTTGAGGCTCAACGGGCATTCTTGGACCCAAACAGGGTTATTACTTTAGATGTTACTCATTCTTCTGAATCTGAAAAGAGATATTATTGCTTTGGTCTCATTGATTCGCATGTTTCGACAGTAAGATTTACTGTTAGAAATAACAAGATCCGAATCTTTGGGGCAGGTTATTGGAGACAAGGTAAGAAAGTTTATGAAAAAGAAAATAAAATACACTGA